GACGCGCAATGAAATTCTCTCCCTGATCATTCTCGGCAGTCAGGGCGAGGCACCCGTGCCGTAGACGCGCCGCCGCCACCAGACGCAGCGTTCTAGTATTGGAGTGACCGATGCCCGCCGGCTCGACCTATTGTATTGCCCGAGGAATGCTTCGGGGGCCGATAAGGAACGTGCGCTCCGCCGATGCGGAAGGCGGGAACTACGTCGCCTTCGACATCGGCAACCAGTTCCTCCATCCGAACCATCCGCTGGGATGGATCCGCAGGCTCGAGATCGACATCGACGGGGAAACCGTCCCGGCGGTGGGTTCTTTCTTCGTCCTGCGCCGCCAGTGGTTTCCCCTGACTCATCTGCGCACCATCACCGACGTCTGGTGGCATATGGGCGAGACCGCCACCCTCAACCTGAGCCGTCCGCCGATTGCCCCGGGGCGGCGCGTCATTGCCTGCCGGTTCTTCGTTTCGCTCTTCGTCAACACCCCGAAAATCGACCTCGACGACCTCTGGCCATCGCTGACCCAGAACATTTCCGCCGAACTCATCTGTGAAGGCTAGAGCGAAGACATGTTGGATTCTCTGGCGCTGAGCGTCTGGTCGCTGCAGCAGCTGACCCTTGAGCGCGGCGTTCCGCTCGGCACGCTCCTCGACGTCATCGTCGATCTCGGCGTATCGCAGATCGAGCTGAACGAAGACTATGTGCGGCTGCCCGAATATCGGCATCTGGCTGGTATGCGCCGCCTGCGCGCCGAGCTCGAGAGTCGTGGCCTGAAGCTCCTGTCGACGTGGTTCTACACGGACTTTCTCGGCACGGTACGGATTTCCTCCCGGCCGGCCCTGGTCGAGCAGTTGCGCGAATACCTGCTGACGGCGGCCGAGCTCGGCGCCGAGCAGCTGACCCTTCCGCTCGGCGACGGGTTCGATGGCAT
This portion of the Labrys wisconsinensis genome encodes:
- a CDS encoding C-glycoside deglycosidase beta subunit domain-containing protein, whose product is MPAGSTYCIARGMLRGPIRNVRSADAEGGNYVAFDIGNQFLHPNHPLGWIRRLEIDIDGETVPAVGSFFVLRRQWFPLTHLRTITDVWWHMGETATLNLSRPPIAPGRRVIACRFFVSLFVNTPKIDLDDLWPSLTQNISAELICEG